ATGGCGGCATGGGACGCGCTGGCCCGCAGCAAGGGCCTGCCACTGGCGCGCCTGCTCGGCGGCGCGCCGAAGCCGGTGCGCGCCTACAATTCTAAGGGGCTCGGCATCATGCCGGCGGGCGCCGCGGTGGAAGAAGCCCAGAAACTGCTGGCCGAAGGTTTTCGCGCCGCAAAGATCCGCGTCGGCCGGCCCGATGCGCGGGACGATCTCGCCGTGGTTCGTGCGGTGCGCAAGGCCGTTGGCGACGAGGTGACCCTGATGTGCGACTACAATCAGGCCCTGACGGTGACTGAAGCGATCCACCGCGGCGAGATGCTCGACGACGAGGGCCTCACCTGGATCGAGGAGCCGATCCGCCACGACGACTATGAAGGCAATGCCCGCATCGCGGACGCGCTGCGCACGCCGGTCCAGATCGGCGAGAATTTCGACAGCGCGTTCTCGATGCAGGCGGCACTGGCCGCCGAGGCGTCCGATTACGTGATGCCTGACGTGCAGCGCATCGGCGGCGTGACCGGCTGGCTGCGTGCCGCTGCCCTCGCCCATGCCGCCGGCATCGAGATGTCGACGCATCTATTCTCGGAGGTCAGCGCGCATCTGCTCTGCGTGACGCCGACCGCGCACTGGCTGGAATATGTCGACTGGGCCGACGCGGTGCTGGCGAGCCGGCTGAAGATCGAGGACGGCTTTGCGCTGCCGAGCGAGGAGCCGGGGAACGGGATTGCGTGGGACGAGGCGGCGGTCGCCAAATATCTCGTTACATAAGGTGGTCTGTCGCTGCGTCGATCACCGATCGACGAGCCTACGACCGAACAGCAGCCATCATGTTCAGCTCGACCGGCGCTCCCCGCGGCAACTCGGCGACGCCGACGGACGTACGCGTATGACGACCGCGATCGCCGAGGCGTTCGATCAGCCGATCGGAGGCACCGTTCATGACTTGCGACTGTTGGGTAAATCCAGGCGCCGAAGCGACATATCCCACGACCTGCAAGACCTGGACGAT
The genomic region above belongs to Bradyrhizobium arachidis and contains:
- a CDS encoding enolase C-terminal domain-like protein, translating into MTDIRIKRFHARPVIAPMNLPLQTSTGAVAKAPLVLIDCETDQGAVGHAYLFSITPSALKPLTAMVTEMSELLAGDPLLPFEIERKLTQRFTLLGLAGLQRLAQSGIDMAAWDALARSKGLPLARLLGGAPKPVRAYNSKGLGIMPAGAAVEEAQKLLAEGFRAAKIRVGRPDARDDLAVVRAVRKAVGDEVTLMCDYNQALTVTEAIHRGEMLDDEGLTWIEEPIRHDDYEGNARIADALRTPVQIGENFDSAFSMQAALAAEASDYVMPDVQRIGGVTGWLRAAALAHAAGIEMSTHLFSEVSAHLLCVTPTAHWLEYVDWADAVLASRLKIEDGFALPSEEPGNGIAWDEAAVAKYLVT